The proteins below are encoded in one region of Candidatus Eisenbacteria bacterium:
- a CDS encoding carboxymuconolactone decarboxylase family protein, translated as MEKESIRDWKEKRNKLNELVLESCGLPVKRFYGIDDQAYREGALPAKTKELLGLIASFVLRCDDCIRWHAIRCHELGVTDEELNEATAIGLVVGGSITIPHQRRLMRDWKALKEGDDA; from the coding sequence ATGGAGAAGGAATCGATACGCGACTGGAAGGAAAAGCGGAACAAGCTGAACGAACTGGTCCTCGAATCTTGTGGCTTGCCCGTAAAACGTTTTTATGGGATCGACGATCAAGCCTACCGGGAGGGAGCGCTGCCGGCGAAGACCAAGGAGCTGCTCGGCCTGATCGCCTCCTTCGTGCTCCGCTGCGACGACTGCATCCGCTGGCACGCGATCCGCTGCCACGAACTGGGCGTAACCGACGAGGAGTTGAACGAGGCGACGGCGATCGGACTCGTCGTCGGCGGGAGCATCACCATCCCGCACCAGCGCCGGCTTATGAGGGATTGGAAGGCGCTGAAGGAGGGAGACGACGCCTGA
- a CDS encoding HEAT repeat domain-containing protein — MMGPKRWARWVAAILWIAIVASEAEARVSSGGPAETIRNTEREETRRDERERRVEILLARAGADEETAEERGKLYEKAQRALEGGEYERAAELFERLFREELDSARGAEALYWRAFALYREGSTRDLRYAREALELHAKQYDWAPTHGEAEALLARVRKELAVRGDARAVQALDEESEEAIGENRIKLATLEALLAMESEMAFPAIRKVLAERDSGSARLRKETLYLLARQEGEEAAEVMLDVVREDPDPDVREEAILWLGTMNSARAFDYLVDLLGSTEDPKILESAVFALARSGDARAWPALHERLRNRDAETAHRAYVTFVLASEGGDEQVRFLMDAYGEIDDPGLREEIVLAVVRSDVEEARAWTLGRIDDPEEPVEARQTALFMASERNWIESEELGALYDRYEDRGLKEQSLYALSRKEDAAALEQMARIAREETDPGLKSTAIYWIGKSSHENAESVLLELLEQ, encoded by the coding sequence ATGATGGGACCGAAAAGGTGGGCGCGGTGGGTCGCGGCGATTCTTTGGATCGCAATCGTCGCGTCCGAGGCGGAGGCGCGCGTTTCCTCCGGCGGGCCGGCGGAGACGATCCGGAATACGGAACGGGAAGAGACGCGCCGCGACGAGAGGGAGCGACGAGTCGAGATCCTCCTCGCCCGAGCCGGCGCGGACGAGGAGACGGCGGAAGAGCGCGGGAAGCTCTATGAAAAGGCGCAGCGCGCGCTTGAGGGCGGGGAATACGAGCGGGCGGCGGAGTTGTTCGAGCGACTCTTCCGCGAGGAACTCGACTCGGCGCGGGGCGCCGAAGCGCTCTACTGGCGCGCCTTCGCCCTTTACCGAGAGGGTTCGACGAGGGATCTGCGCTATGCGCGCGAGGCGCTCGAGCTTCACGCGAAACAGTATGATTGGGCGCCCACCCATGGAGAGGCGGAGGCGCTTCTCGCGCGCGTGCGGAAAGAGCTGGCCGTTCGGGGAGACGCGCGCGCCGTGCAGGCTCTCGACGAGGAGAGCGAGGAGGCGATCGGGGAGAACCGGATCAAGCTCGCCACCCTCGAAGCGCTTCTGGCGATGGAATCGGAAATGGCGTTCCCGGCGATCCGCAAGGTGCTCGCGGAGCGCGACTCCGGCAGCGCGCGCTTGCGCAAGGAGACGCTCTACCTCCTCGCCCGGCAGGAGGGGGAAGAAGCGGCGGAGGTCATGCTGGATGTGGTCCGCGAAGATCCGGACCCGGATGTCCGTGAAGAGGCGATCCTCTGGCTCGGAACCATGAACTCCGCCCGCGCCTTCGATTACCTCGTCGATTTGCTCGGCTCCACCGAGGATCCCAAGATTTTGGAATCGGCGGTCTTCGCCCTCGCTCGATCGGGAGACGCGCGGGCCTGGCCCGCACTCCATGAGCGGCTACGGAACAGGGATGCTGAAACGGCCCATCGTGCTTACGTGACCTTCGTGCTCGCGTCGGAGGGCGGGGATGAACAGGTCCGTTTCTTGATGGACGCCTATGGGGAGATCGATGATCCGGGCTTGCGCGAGGAGATCGTGCTCGCCGTCGTGCGATCCGACGTGGAGGAGGCGCGCGCTTGGACGCTCGGCCGGATCGACGATCCGGAGGAGCCCGTCGAGGCGCGGCAGACCGCCCTCTTCATGGCCTCCGAGAGGAACTGGATCGAATCCGAGGAGTTGGGCGCCCTCTATGACCGGTACGAAGATCGCGGGCTCAAGGAGCAATCGCTCTACGCCCTCTCCCGGAAGGAAGACGCGGCGGCGTTGGAGCAGATGGCGCGGATCGCACGTGAGGAGACGGATCCGGGATTGAAGAGCACGGCGATTTATTGGATCGGAAAATCGAGCCACGAAAACGCCGAGAGCGTCCTCCTGGAGCTGCTCGAGCAGTAG
- a CDS encoding RNA polymerase sigma factor produces MDEQRMIEAALGGDAGAERALYDSHVDRVFRLAFRMTGDRSLAEEFTQETFIRVFDRLAGFRRESALSTWIHRIALSVILNGLRRWKRIREREGEMSEGIARSASAAPRREELRIAIERLVDRLPEDLRVVFVMHDVEGYRHREIGGILDMPVGTSKAKLHRARAALRDGLAEAGFAFNRAEES; encoded by the coding sequence TTGGACGAGCAACGGATGATCGAGGCCGCGCTCGGCGGCGACGCGGGAGCGGAGCGGGCGTTATACGACTCCCACGTGGACCGCGTCTTCCGTCTCGCCTTCCGCATGACCGGCGACCGATCCCTGGCGGAAGAATTCACGCAGGAAACGTTCATCCGCGTGTTCGACCGCCTGGCGGGGTTCCGGCGCGAATCCGCGCTCTCCACCTGGATCCACCGAATCGCCCTCTCGGTGATCCTGAACGGGCTCCGGCGGTGGAAGCGGATTCGGGAGCGGGAGGGGGAGATGAGCGAGGGAATCGCCCGGAGCGCGTCGGCGGCGCCGCGCCGCGAGGAGCTTCGCATCGCCATCGAGCGTCTCGTGGATCGTTTGCCGGAGGACCTCCGCGTCGTTTTCGTCATGCACGACGTGGAGGGCTACCGGCACCGCGAGATCGGAGGGATTCTGGACATGCCGGTCGGGACGTCGAAGGCGAAGCTTCACCGGGCTCGCGCGGCTCTCCGCGACGGTCTGGCCGAGGCGGGCTTCGCTTTCAACCGCGCGGAGGAATCATGA
- a CDS encoding carbohydrate binding family 9 domain-containing protein, with translation MSVDLVSRITAARLLSPIRLDGALDEESWQRPAAAPLVQNEPDNGCTPRQDTEWWVVYDDEALYIGCRMLDSQPDSIVCGLGRRDAYPVSDWIYLNLDTFNDDRNGYSFSFSPAGSMNDAVIYCDGATDDSWDGIWDVAARVDDGGWSAEVRIPFAQLAFPDAEEQVWGMNFSRRICRYQERDELFHRPRGESGYVGRFPDLVGIRGVKPGKRVEVLAYGAGKADFTDADGGDPFRDGSDWSGNTGADILWGLSNDLNLNATFNPDFGQVEVDPAVVNLGDFETYFPEKRPFFVKDSGVFRFAREGTNNNWNFNWMDPMLFYSRRIGRTPTLSLGDNDYADAPEATTILGAGKMSGKIGDNTIGLLHAVTAREEARLEYEGIRSEQTVEPLAGYTVARLSRTTANGDHGVGWMLTDVRRDLDDPRGREELTGAASAIGMDGWTTLDDDGVWALRGYLSGSRVTGSSEAIDEVQRNSRHYMDRPCADHLDYDPNRTRLDGWSGRLMLNKQSGAFTLNTAVGVASPGYEIGDLGYQTRSDKINSHLVLSYAWHEPRGVFRNRAISLGTYKLWDYGGAPDNYGSCVFWSAGFRNFWEAWGNVFYEPERTGRWTTWGGPPIRLPRHRSAEAYLESDGRGVWTVGGGGRVWDIADGSRGASAEMWFTIRPRSGLRLFFDPYLSWGHDKVGWVGTEEDSTMTDTYGSRYLFADFTERRFMMTTRLDWTFTPGLTLQTYIQPLFAAARYRDIKELSRPNSYDCNVYGRDNGSTIVYSEEDGAYEIDPDGAGPIEAYSLDDPDFNFKSLKLNMVLRWEFRPGSTFYLVWTQNRTDEGHAGDFELDRDARNLFGSPGDDIVMAKIATWWNL, from the coding sequence GTGTCCGTGGATTTGGTCTCCCGGATCACCGCCGCCCGATTGCTTTCGCCGATTCGCCTGGACGGCGCGCTCGACGAAGAGAGCTGGCAGCGCCCCGCCGCGGCCCCGCTCGTTCAGAACGAGCCGGACAACGGTTGCACGCCGCGGCAGGACACGGAGTGGTGGGTCGTCTACGACGACGAAGCGCTCTACATCGGCTGCCGAATGCTCGACTCGCAACCGGATTCGATCGTCTGCGGTCTCGGCCGCCGGGACGCTTATCCCGTGTCGGACTGGATCTACCTGAACCTGGACACCTTCAACGACGACCGGAACGGTTACTCCTTCTCCTTCAGTCCCGCCGGATCGATGAACGACGCCGTCATCTACTGCGACGGTGCGACGGACGACTCCTGGGACGGCATCTGGGACGTGGCCGCTCGCGTCGACGACGGAGGCTGGTCCGCCGAGGTGCGGATCCCCTTCGCCCAGCTCGCCTTCCCCGACGCGGAGGAGCAGGTGTGGGGGATGAACTTCAGCCGTCGCATCTGCCGCTATCAGGAGAGGGACGAGTTGTTCCATCGTCCCCGGGGCGAATCGGGATACGTCGGCCGCTTCCCCGATCTGGTCGGCATCCGGGGCGTGAAACCGGGCAAGCGCGTCGAGGTGCTCGCCTACGGCGCCGGCAAGGCCGATTTCACCGACGCCGACGGCGGCGATCCCTTCCGGGACGGCTCGGACTGGAGCGGCAACACCGGCGCGGACATCCTGTGGGGGCTCTCGAACGACCTGAACCTGAACGCCACCTTCAACCCGGACTTCGGCCAGGTCGAGGTGGATCCGGCGGTGGTGAATCTCGGCGACTTCGAAACTTACTTCCCCGAAAAGCGCCCCTTCTTCGTGAAGGACAGCGGCGTGTTCCGTTTCGCCCGCGAAGGAACCAACAACAACTGGAACTTCAACTGGATGGACCCAATGCTCTTCTATAGCCGCCGGATCGGACGGACGCCGACGTTGTCGCTGGGCGACAATGACTACGCCGACGCCCCGGAGGCGACCACCATCCTCGGCGCGGGAAAGATGAGCGGGAAGATCGGCGACAACACGATCGGCTTGCTGCACGCCGTGACCGCCCGCGAGGAGGCGCGCCTCGAGTACGAGGGAATCCGTTCCGAACAGACCGTGGAGCCGCTCGCCGGCTACACCGTGGCCCGGCTCTCCCGGACCACCGCCAACGGCGACCACGGCGTCGGCTGGATGCTGACCGATGTCCGGCGCGATCTCGATGATCCGCGGGGGCGGGAAGAACTCACCGGCGCCGCCTCGGCGATCGGCATGGACGGCTGGACCACCCTGGACGACGACGGGGTTTGGGCGCTCCGCGGTTATCTGAGCGGGAGCCGCGTCACCGGATCATCGGAGGCGATCGACGAAGTCCAGCGCAACTCGCGGCACTACATGGACCGGCCCTGCGCGGACCACCTCGACTACGACCCCAACCGCACGCGCCTGGACGGTTGGAGCGGCCGGCTCATGTTGAACAAGCAATCCGGCGCGTTCACCCTGAACACCGCGGTCGGCGTCGCCTCCCCCGGATACGAAATCGGCGATCTCGGCTACCAGACCCGAAGCGACAAGATCAACAGCCATCTCGTCCTCAGTTACGCATGGCATGAACCGAGAGGCGTGTTCCGTAATCGCGCGATCAGTCTCGGGACTTACAAGCTGTGGGATTACGGCGGCGCCCCCGACAATTACGGGAGCTGCGTCTTCTGGAGCGCCGGTTTCCGCAATTTCTGGGAAGCCTGGGGAAACGTCTTTTACGAACCGGAACGGACCGGCCGCTGGACCACGTGGGGCGGCCCGCCGATTCGCCTCCCACGGCATCGAAGCGCCGAGGCCTACCTCGAATCGGACGGCCGGGGTGTGTGGACCGTGGGGGGCGGCGGCCGCGTCTGGGACATCGCCGACGGTTCCAGGGGAGCCAGCGCGGAGATGTGGTTCACGATTCGCCCGAGGAGCGGGCTGCGTCTCTTCTTCGACCCTTATCTCAGCTGGGGACACGACAAGGTCGGCTGGGTCGGCACCGAAGAAGACTCGACCATGACCGACACCTACGGGAGCCGCTACCTCTTCGCGGACTTCACCGAGCGCCGGTTCATGATGACCACCCGTCTGGACTGGACCTTCACGCCGGGGCTCACGCTACAGACCTACATCCAACCCCTCTTCGCCGCCGCGCGTTATCGAGACATCAAGGAACTCTCCCGGCCGAACAGTTATGACTGCAACGTCTACGGCCGGGACAACGGATCGACGATCGTCTATAGCGAAGAGGACGGCGCGTACGAGATCGATCCCGACGGCGCCGGCCCGATCGAGGCGTACTCCCTGGACGATCCGGACTTCAATTTCAAATCGCTCAAGCTGAACATGGTGCTCCGCTGGGAGTTCCGGCCCGGCTCGACCTTCTATCTCGTTTGGACGCAAAACCGAACGGATGAGGGGCATGCGGGCGATTTCGAGTTGGACCGGGACGCGCGAAATCTGTTCGGATCACCGGGCGACGACATCGTGATGGCGAAGATCGCCACCTGGTGGAACTTATAG